In Candidatus Desulfofervidus auxilii, one genomic interval encodes:
- a CDS encoding aldehyde dehydrogenase family protein, whose amino-acid sequence MHTYSMYIGGEFRDKKEKILIENPATQEVFAQIPQADESDLVFCIEKAKSAQKTWQKTSFKERKQLLQGISKVILENLKNLAELETKEIGKPIKETLFVDIPLAAQCFEYYASLIENVSFPSFFNKDAFDMVEYVPFGVVGMFLPYNVPLMLFGFNAAAALAAGNAIIVKPSELGSLSLLELAKYIDELDFPEGLINIITGEGPIIGKALAASDIDMFSFTGASETFKKIFESIKRPKKVISELSGVNLAIVFSDADLEESSENIMASAFMKQGQMCINTSVCLIEEGIYKQFLELLSKKMEKIKVGDPSSALTGMGPLRSKKHLEEVVNKVEEFKEKRAKIIKGGKALETKGYFFEPTIIEIPEMIYAECFNPILLVKKFNQEEIETIIAQNPTGLVLQIWSKDLKKAKALAENAQYGTVWINTFAQMDARTPFGGFKESGFGRTLGKWGLFEYLQPKHIGISFGKTQVSGWFG is encoded by the coding sequence ATGCACACATATAGTATGTATATCGGTGGAGAGTTTAGGGATAAAAAAGAAAAAATTTTAATAGAAAATCCGGCTACACAAGAAGTCTTTGCTCAAATACCCCAAGCAGATGAAAGTGACTTGGTATTTTGTATTGAAAAAGCAAAATCGGCTCAAAAAACCTGGCAAAAGACCTCTTTTAAAGAAAGAAAACAATTATTACAAGGTATTTCTAAGGTAATCCTTGAAAATCTAAAAAATTTGGCTGAATTAGAAACAAAAGAAATAGGCAAACCCATAAAAGAAACACTCTTTGTGGATATTCCTTTAGCTGCTCAGTGTTTTGAATATTATGCTTCTTTGATAGAAAATGTCTCTTTTCCCTCATTCTTTAATAAAGATGCTTTTGATATGGTTGAATATGTCCCTTTTGGTGTAGTGGGCATGTTTTTACCCTATAATGTACCTCTAATGTTATTTGGATTTAACGCCGCTGCTGCCTTGGCTGCAGGAAATGCCATAATTGTTAAACCATCTGAACTTGGCAGTCTCTCTTTATTAGAATTGGCAAAATACATTGATGAGCTAGATTTTCCTGAGGGATTAATAAACATCATTACAGGAGAAGGCCCTATTATTGGAAAGGCATTGGCTGCATCAGATATAGATATGTTTTCCTTCACTGGTGCAAGTGAAACATTTAAAAAGATATTTGAAAGTATAAAAAGGCCTAAAAAAGTCATTAGTGAATTAAGTGGAGTAAATCTGGCTATTGTCTTTTCAGATGCAGACCTGGAAGAATCATCAGAAAATATTATGGCCTCTGCCTTTATGAAACAGGGACAGATGTGCATTAATACCAGTGTTTGTTTGATTGAAGAAGGTATTTATAAGCAGTTTTTAGAGCTTTTAAGTAAAAAAATGGAAAAGATAAAAGTAGGAGACCCTAGTTCTGCCTTAACAGGTATGGGGCCTCTAAGGTCAAAAAAACACTTAGAAGAAGTAGTAAACAAGGTAGAAGAATTTAAAGAAAAAAGGGCAAAAATCATTAAAGGCGGAAAGGCATTAGAAACTAAAGGTTATTTTTTTGAACCCACTATTATAGAAATACCAGAAATGATTTATGCAGAATGTTTCAATCCCATTTTGTTAGTAAAAAAATTTAACCAAGAAGAAATAGAAACCATAATAGCACAAAACCCTACGGGCTTAGTGCTTCAGATCTGGTCAAAAGATTTAAAAAAAGCAAAGGCATTGGCTGAAAATGCTCAATATGGCACGGTCTGGATAAATACCTTTGCTCAGATGGATGCCCGCACTCCTTTTGGTGGTTTTAAGGAAAGTGGCTTTGGAAGAACATTGGGCAAATGGGGTTTATTTGAATATTTACAGCCAAAACACATTGGGATTTCCTTTGGTAAGACTCAGGTATCAGGGTGGTTTGGATAA
- a CDS encoding class II aldolase/adducin family protein codes for MSYEQEKEEIIFWGGQLHQRGLLCGSSGNISKCINDKILITAHNAYLGFLEKEDILVIDKEGNVLEGSKKPTSELALHLVIHKTFKEKPIVIHAHSPWTVYYFHYFDTLTPITFEEKIYLGNIIAIPQTTPTVTDVSPVISALENNDIVVLKNHGVVAIGKEFVSVFSLIELLETTAKVSLITHNLKSLAKIPPKKETQVKKYKLFSKEHIAALVETINNDQTARSLGEKLNLTTVLCNKETDSKTTISFCYQQGKIIQVKNSEENAEFVFSAKGEFWKKIFNGELDPFVAFNQGKIKLKGDFNKLSKWFPVFERTFALWKEVGVE; via the coding sequence ATGAGTTACGAGCAAGAGAAAGAAGAAATCATATTCTGGGGAGGGCAGTTGCATCAAAGGGGGCTGCTTTGTGGAAGTTCTGGCAATATTTCAAAATGTATCAATGATAAGATTCTTATTACCGCACATAATGCTTATTTAGGATTTTTAGAAAAAGAAGATATTTTGGTCATAGATAAAGAAGGCAATGTTTTAGAAGGTAGTAAAAAACCCACTTCAGAATTAGCTCTTCATCTGGTCATCCATAAAACTTTTAAAGAAAAACCTATTGTCATCCATGCCCATTCGCCCTGGACAGTATATTATTTTCACTATTTTGATACCTTAACGCCCATTACCTTCGAAGAAAAAATTTATCTGGGCAATATTATTGCCATCCCTCAAACTACTCCTACAGTTACAGATGTTTCTCCAGTGATAAGTGCTCTAGAAAACAATGATATAGTAGTGCTAAAAAATCATGGGGTGGTAGCCATAGGGAAGGAATTTGTCTCTGTGTTTTCTTTAATTGAACTTTTAGAAACCACCGCTAAGGTTAGTTTAATCACTCATAACTTGAAGTCATTGGCTAAAATCCCTCCTAAAAAAGAAACCCAAGTAAAGAAATACAAATTATTTTCTAAAGAGCATATTGCGGCTTTGGTAGAAACAATAAACAATGATCAAACTGCCCGTTCTTTAGGGGAAAAACTCAATCTTACTACTGTTTTATGCAATAAAGAAACAGATAGCAAGACAACTATTTCTTTTTGCTATCAGCAAGGAAAGATAATACAAGTAAAAAATAGTGAAGAAAATGCAGAATTTGTGTTTTCGGCTAAAGGGGAGTTTTGGAAAAAAATTTTTAATGGTGAACTCGATCCATTTGTAGCCTTCAACCAGGGCAAAATAAAACTAAAGGGGGATTTCAATAAACTTTCTAAATGGTTTCCTGTATTTGAAAGGACATTTGCCCTTTGGAAAGAAGTGGGAGTGGAGTAA